One genomic segment of Acidobacteriota bacterium includes these proteins:
- a CDS encoding DUF418 domain-containing protein, with protein MQQRFTGNARVNSDGPNPSRVSMSPPSTLAADSGLAPVPAGERLSVLDAIRGVALGGILVANLVSFFGVYWMSAETRLAMVGGTLGETVIFGMDWLIEGKFYSVFSILLGVGFAIQLQRAEARGQCRSQFGRFFRRRMAVLIVIGLVHLYAIWAGDILTLYGVMGLLLPTLSRGHGRVRLAVIILFLLTPLATHVLVYSTEGRLDPRPPFAELGARVQERLDGERGRSSLELFAADPRGYVAWNVGYAVARPGTYLQGGRPAHVMGLFLIGAWLGVSLLPRLASLGRSLRITAAVGAAIGLPASLVYAVIKLRHAQSGFMLSPEGLLQTAAYALGTTPLALSYLALAVLAWRTGSGRRLLEWFVPLGRMALTVYIGQSVIQLFIFTGWGLGLASKTPVALLPLVATAILIVQRQACVWWLARRGQGPLEWVWRRATYG; from the coding sequence TTGCAGCAGCGTTTCACCGGCAATGCTCGGGTCAATTCCGACGGCCCGAATCCGTCCCGAGTTTCGATGAGTCCACCAAGCACCCTGGCCGCCGACTCTGGCCTGGCACCAGTTCCAGCCGGTGAGCGGCTGAGCGTTCTCGACGCCATCCGGGGCGTCGCTCTCGGCGGGATTCTCGTGGCCAACCTCGTGTCCTTCTTCGGTGTGTACTGGATGAGCGCCGAGACCCGGCTGGCCATGGTCGGCGGCACTCTAGGCGAGACCGTCATCTTTGGGATGGACTGGCTGATCGAGGGAAAGTTCTACTCGGTCTTCTCGATCCTCTTAGGAGTTGGATTTGCAATTCAGTTGCAAAGAGCCGAGGCGCGAGGGCAGTGTCGATCGCAGTTCGGACGCTTTTTCCGCAGACGAATGGCTGTCTTGATCGTGATCGGGCTCGTCCACTTGTACGCGATCTGGGCCGGCGACATCCTCACGCTCTACGGAGTGATGGGTCTCCTTCTCCCAACGTTGTCCCGAGGGCACGGCCGCGTTCGGCTCGCGGTAATCATCCTCTTTCTATTGACGCCTCTGGCGACGCACGTGCTCGTCTACTCCACCGAGGGTCGACTCGACCCGAGACCGCCGTTCGCGGAACTGGGGGCTCGAGTCCAGGAAAGATTGGACGGCGAGCGCGGCAGATCTTCACTGGAGCTTTTCGCAGCAGACCCGCGCGGCTATGTGGCGTGGAATGTTGGCTATGCAGTGGCGCGACCGGGAACCTATCTCCAGGGTGGACGCCCCGCTCACGTAATGGGTCTTTTCCTCATTGGAGCTTGGCTCGGAGTCTCCCTGCTGCCTCGCCTTGCATCCCTCGGGCGATCACTCAGGATCACCGCCGCCGTCGGTGCTGCGATCGGACTCCCGGCGAGCCTCGTCTATGCCGTGATCAAGCTCCGGCACGCGCAATCCGGCTTCATGTTGTCACCTGAAGGACTGCTCCAGACCGCGGCCTATGCCCTCGGAACGACTCCTTTGGCGCTGTCGTACCTCGCCCTCGCCGTGCTCGCATGGAGGACGGGCTCCGGACGACGGCTGCTCGAGTGGTTCGTCCCCCTGGGTCGGATGGCGCTCACCGTTTACATCGGCCAGTCGGTGATTCAGCTCTTCATATTTACAGGGTGGGGGCTCGGCTTGGCCAGCAAAACCCCTGTCGCACTGCTCCCCCTCGTTGCCACGGCCATCCTCATCGTCCAAAGACAGGCGTGCGTCTGGTGGCTCGCGCGGCGCGGGCAGGGACCGCTCGAATGGGTCTGGCGAAGAGCCACCTACGGATGA
- a CDS encoding dihydroorotase family protein, with the protein MTEPSHDLLIKNVRLVRPGVDDPLATDIAVSDGRFSAIAPELAVEDARRVIDGGGQLAFPGLVDAHMHVGIYQELSADARSESRAAAMGGVTSSLNYMRTGQYYLNRGGPYREFFPEVLERSDGNFHVDYAYHLAPMSGQHIDELPVMFEELGVCSYKIFMFYGSYGLHGRSDSQNEFLMIGEDEKYDIAHFEFVMRGIRKLMEERPEHAESISLSLHCELAEIMSAYTKLVEREGKLEGLAAYSAARPPHSEGLAIWIASYLAYETDCLNINLLHLSSRKAIEAARMMQTVFPHIHFRREATVGHLLLDIDAPCGPHAKVNPPIRPREDVEFLWQAVLDGDIDWIVSDHACCSAERKVSGENPGDIFLAKSGFGGTEYLLSGVHTEGRKRGLSYGRMAELTSQTPARRFGLHRKGDVAVGFDADLVLFDPDETFVVRAAESESTQGYTPFEGMELTGRVKTTLLRGEVVWDQGEVVGPARGEYLHRPTKG; encoded by the coding sequence ATGACGGAACCGAGCCACGACCTGCTGATCAAGAACGTCCGCCTGGTGCGGCCCGGCGTCGACGACCCGCTGGCTACCGACATCGCCGTCTCCGATGGTCGCTTCAGCGCCATCGCGCCGGAGCTGGCGGTGGAGGATGCCCGGCGAGTGATCGATGGCGGTGGACAGCTCGCCTTCCCGGGCCTGGTCGATGCCCACATGCACGTTGGCATCTACCAGGAGCTCTCCGCCGATGCTCGCAGCGAAAGCCGCGCCGCCGCCATGGGCGGGGTGACCTCGAGCCTCAACTACATGCGCACCGGCCAGTACTACCTCAACCGCGGCGGCCCCTACCGCGAGTTCTTTCCCGAGGTGCTCGAGCGCAGCGACGGCAACTTCCACGTCGACTACGCCTACCATCTGGCACCCATGTCCGGGCAGCACATCGACGAGCTACCGGTGATGTTCGAAGAGCTCGGCGTCTGTTCCTACAAGATCTTCATGTTCTACGGCAGCTACGGCCTCCACGGCCGCTCCGACTCGCAGAACGAGTTCTTGATGATCGGCGAGGACGAAAAGTACGACATCGCCCATTTCGAGTTCGTCATGCGCGGCATTCGCAAGCTGATGGAAGAGCGCCCCGAGCACGCCGAGAGCATCTCCCTGTCGCTGCACTGCGAGCTCGCCGAGATCATGAGCGCCTACACCAAATTGGTGGAGCGCGAGGGCAAGCTCGAGGGCCTGGCAGCCTACAGCGCCGCTCGGCCGCCGCACTCGGAAGGGTTGGCGATCTGGATCGCCTCCTACCTGGCGTACGAGACCGATTGCCTCAACATCAACCTGCTTCACCTGTCGTCGCGCAAGGCGATCGAGGCGGCGCGCATGATGCAGACCGTCTTCCCGCACATCCACTTCCGCCGCGAGGCCACCGTCGGCCACCTGCTGCTCGACATCGACGCCCCCTGCGGCCCCCACGCCAAGGTCAACCCGCCGATTCGACCGCGCGAAGACGTCGAGTTCCTCTGGCAGGCGGTGCTCGACGGCGACATCGACTGGATCGTCAGCGATCACGCCTGCTGCTCGGCGGAAAGGAAGGTCAGCGGCGAGAACCCGGGCGACATCTTCCTCGCCAAGTCCGGCTTCGGAGGTACCGAGTACTTGCTCTCCGGAGTCCACACCGAGGGCCGCAAGCGCGGCCTCTCCTACGGCCGCATGGCCGAGCTCACCTCCCAGACCCCGGCGCGTCGCTTCGGCCTCCACCGCAAGGGCGACGTCGCTGTCGGCTTCGACGCCGATCTGGTGCTGTTCGATCCGGACGAGACCTTCGTCGTGCGCGCCGCGGAATCCGAGTCCACCCAGGGCTACACCCCCTTCGAAGGCATGGAGCTCACCGGCCGGGTGAAGACCACTCTGCTGCGGGGTGAGGTGGTCTGGGACCAGGGCGAAGTGGTCGGCCCGGCCAGAGGCGAGTATCTGCACCGACCGACGAAGGGGTAG
- a CDS encoding TonB-dependent receptor gives MLRPQVIRWAWILGVVVAMLAPTTLSAETLRGQVKDPSGAVLPGVTITAVNTASGRSQTTVTDDQGNYEFSDLAPAAYRVSTQLDGFADSAETVNVSQAEVTADFQLALGALVDELTVTAARGERSIVEIPQAVTVVSSADIEDRRPQSVQEAYERVPNMQSIEQNQARSRPTYRGQSSSRLLLLLDGERINNSRIDANATGLSPGMIDVTQLAAIEVVGGAGSSLYGTDAHAGTINLITKAPSRPSSGATWDAILDLGYNDNGGFNRQFGSLSYGTEAWGLQASASVFDQDDYEIGGDAITTEEVLALGEVSNLLAGNANTYAIWSLGENGEIRNGQGEGTNGRLDFWRYFNGTHSLRATYLLSEHEDLGFAFSGPPFSNNRTSNNFRDFTKLTLRYEGSEIADWLPRVAVRVYQQEFERPQNDRRFNIDEGSSFVTNPDRSLSFTGNPSTFNSGGTFSTTLNSITSTGAEVQLNLAASENALITTGIQYLKDESEDTFTRDAFNGAGTVTSTVVGATTPDTDYENLAAFAQLEWQPHEVVRVAAGVRWDDWESTAQATDGYPLPGGSELGFLGIASGELANRLESDFGFNLDGVADFVQAIRDGQDFSTSNDVVTGNVGLTFFLPAGISPYVRWGESYREPEVTVRYLVRNFGSGFFGVQSVPNPFLEPEEGTSIDLGVKVDQGNWRGSLAWFRNEIDNYIDGIVTPTLFFTPDPANGVFSPVGLFFQRVNATEVEFEGTEAYFEGSFPVGNRGSLTPYVSLSWLEGQNKNPTPAEIQTIEQFYNRSDLPIDLEGTPDDAPFGSVVPFQGTFALRYTNATGKWFSEYEFRFADDITRVRPESVATGNITQFGILKSLDGFEKHSLRGGYTIDAGGNPLKLTLGIENLTDDLYFLPFQIAPAPGRSFVLGLNYKFGSR, from the coding sequence ATGCTGAGGCCGCAAGTCATTCGATGGGCATGGATCCTCGGCGTCGTCGTCGCCATGCTGGCGCCGACCACGCTGTCGGCGGAGACCCTCCGAGGTCAGGTCAAAGATCCCTCCGGCGCCGTCTTGCCGGGCGTCACCATCACCGCCGTCAACACCGCCAGCGGCCGCAGTCAGACCACCGTCACCGACGACCAAGGCAACTACGAGTTTAGCGATCTGGCTCCCGCTGCCTATCGCGTCAGCACCCAGCTCGACGGCTTCGCTGACTCCGCCGAGACGGTCAACGTCTCCCAGGCCGAAGTCACCGCCGACTTCCAACTCGCCCTCGGTGCCCTGGTCGACGAGCTCACCGTCACCGCCGCCCGTGGCGAGCGCTCCATCGTCGAGATCCCGCAGGCGGTCACTGTGGTCAGCTCCGCCGACATCGAAGATCGCCGCCCGCAGTCCGTCCAGGAAGCCTACGAGCGGGTGCCCAACATGCAGTCCATCGAGCAGAACCAGGCGCGCTCTCGGCCCACCTACCGCGGCCAGTCGTCCTCCCGGCTGCTCCTCCTGCTCGACGGCGAGCGCATCAACAACTCGCGCATCGACGCCAACGCCACCGGCCTGTCGCCGGGCATGATCGACGTCACCCAGCTCGCCGCCATCGAGGTGGTGGGCGGCGCCGGCTCCAGCCTCTACGGCACCGACGCCCACGCCGGCACCATCAACCTGATCACCAAGGCCCCGTCGCGCCCCTCGAGCGGCGCCACCTGGGACGCCATCCTCGACCTCGGCTACAACGACAACGGCGGCTTCAACCGGCAGTTCGGCAGCCTGAGCTACGGCACCGAGGCCTGGGGTTTGCAGGCCAGCGCTTCGGTCTTCGATCAGGACGACTACGAGATCGGCGGCGACGCCATCACCACCGAAGAAGTGCTGGCCCTGGGCGAGGTCTCCAACCTCCTCGCCGGCAACGCCAACACCTACGCCATCTGGTCCCTTGGGGAAAACGGCGAGATCCGCAACGGTCAGGGCGAGGGCACCAACGGCCGCCTCGACTTCTGGCGCTACTTCAACGGCACCCACTCGCTTCGCGCCACCTACCTGCTGAGCGAGCACGAGGATCTCGGCTTCGCCTTCAGCGGTCCGCCCTTCAGCAACAACCGCACCAGCAACAACTTCCGCGACTTCACCAAGCTCACCCTGCGCTACGAGGGCTCTGAGATCGCCGATTGGCTACCGCGGGTGGCGGTGCGCGTCTACCAGCAGGAGTTCGAGCGGCCGCAGAACGACCGGCGCTTCAACATCGACGAGGGCTCGTCCTTCGTCACCAACCCGGATCGCAGCCTGTCCTTCACCGGCAATCCGTCCACCTTCAACTCCGGCGGTACCTTCTCGACCACCCTCAACAGCATCACCAGCACCGGCGCCGAGGTCCAGCTCAATCTGGCGGCCTCCGAGAACGCCCTCATCACCACCGGCATCCAGTACCTCAAGGACGAGTCCGAGGACACCTTCACCCGCGACGCCTTCAACGGTGCCGGCACGGTGACCTCGACGGTCGTCGGCGCCACCACCCCGGACACCGACTACGAGAACCTCGCCGCCTTCGCCCAGCTCGAGTGGCAGCCCCACGAGGTGGTGCGCGTTGCGGCCGGCGTGCGCTGGGACGACTGGGAGTCCACCGCCCAGGCGACGGACGGCTATCCGCTGCCGGGGGGCAGCGAGCTCGGCTTCCTGGGTATCGCCTCCGGCGAGCTCGCCAACCGTCTCGAGAGCGACTTCGGCTTCAACCTCGACGGCGTCGCCGATTTCGTGCAGGCGATTCGCGACGGCCAGGACTTTTCGACCTCGAACGACGTCGTCACCGGCAATGTCGGTCTCACCTTCTTCCTGCCGGCGGGAATCTCCCCCTACGTGCGCTGGGGCGAGAGCTACCGCGAGCCGGAGGTCACGGTGCGCTACCTGGTGCGCAACTTCGGCTCCGGCTTCTTCGGCGTGCAGAGCGTGCCCAACCCGTTCCTCGAGCCTGAGGAGGGCACCAGCATCGACCTCGGCGTGAAGGTCGATCAGGGCAATTGGCGCGGCTCCCTCGCCTGGTTCCGGAACGAGATCGACAACTACATCGACGGCATCGTCACTCCGACCCTGTTCTTCACCCCCGATCCGGCCAACGGCGTGTTCAGCCCGGTGGGCCTGTTCTTCCAGCGGGTCAACGCCACCGAGGTCGAGTTCGAGGGCACCGAGGCCTACTTCGAAGGCTCCTTCCCGGTGGGCAACCGCGGCAGCCTGACGCCCTACGTCTCCCTCTCCTGGCTCGAAGGACAGAACAAGAACCCGACGCCGGCCGAGATCCAGACCATCGAGCAGTTCTACAACCGCTCGGATCTGCCGATCGATCTCGAGGGGACGCCGGACGACGCTCCCTTCGGCTCGGTGGTGCCGTTCCAGGGCACCTTCGCCCTGCGCTACACCAACGCCACCGGCAAGTGGTTCTCCGAGTACGAATTCCGTTTCGCCGACGACATCACCCGGGTGCGTCCGGAGTCGGTGGCCACCGGCAACATCACCCAGTTCGGCATCTTGAAGTCCCTCGACGGCTTCGAGAAGCACTCCTTGCGCGGCGGCTATACGATCGATGCCGGCGGCAATCCGCTCAAGCTCACTCTGGGGATCGAGAACTTGACCGACGACCTCTACTTCCTGCCCTTCCAGATCGCGCCGGCACCGGGCCGGTCCTTCGTGCTCGGGCTGAACTACAAGTTCGGGAGTCGGTAG